A region of the Nitrospiraceae bacterium genome:
GGTATCCAGGTCACAGATGGAAATTCGCTTTCAACCCGCCTTACTGCAGGAGGTCATCGATTCGTTCATCGAGAAGACCGAGCGCGAAGGGGACCCGACCTACTATAAAGAGTTTCATGAGCTGGCAGATCCGATCTATGAAAAATTCACGCTCGATGATCGCGAGGCGGAATTCAAGAAGCTGTATCAGTATCTATTCGGGACCTGGGGATTCTCTGACATCATCCGAGACGCCTTCAACGAATACCCTGAGCTCAAACAGCGGGTCGGGATCGTCCTGGTCAAGGGCGTCCTGAAAGAAGACCAAGAGGGCGTCGACATTCTTCGCAAATGGGGATCGGTGGAGCACGAACTGGCCAAGAGCTTCGAAGAGAAGGGGCTCAAGGGCGTGGGGATCAAGCTGATTCCGCGGCGCTTCTATGACCCGGCTCTGACGCGCTACTGCCGGCATGAGTTGATGCATATCCACGATATGCTAGACCCGGCATTCGGCTATGATCCTGATACGAGGGTCGGTCAAAATCCCGGCGAAGAAACACTTATTCTGCATCGCTATCGCGTGTTGTGGAATCTGAGCGTCGACAGCCGGCTCATTGCCGCCGGGCGCGAGCCGATGCTTTCCAAAGAGGATCGCTTCAAAGAATTTCGTTCCTGGTATCGCAAGATTCCACCCGCCCAGCTGAAGTCGGTGTTCGAAGGCCTCTGGCAAATGAGCTATTTCACCCACTCCGAACTGGTGGAAATGGCGACGGATACCTTGCGCGTGATGGACCATGCGGTCGACGTCGAAGGCGGCGAGGTGCCCGAGACGACCAACAAAGTCATGCTGATGCCGGGGTTCCCTTGTCCGCTCTGCCGCTTTCCGACCTACTCGTGGGTCGAGGATTTGGGGACAAAAGTGGAAAGCTACGTGCTGGATTTCATCCGCGAGAACCATCCGGGCTGGGACATCGAGTTCGGAGCGTGTGATCGCTGCGTGGAAGTGTATAAGCTGCGCGCCGACGGCGTAATGTAACAACGAGGACACGGTGGGGGGCGATCCCAAATACGGACGGCGAGACTTCCTCAAGGATTCGGTCGTCTCGGTTGCAAAGGCCGCGCGGGAATTTTCTATCCACAAAGATGCGGTGCGTGAGCCGGTGGCTGCACCCCCGCGGGTCGATTGGCTGCGCCCGCCTGGAGCAGTGGCGGAGGCTCTCTTCCTCGAACGGTGCACCAGTTGTGGCGACTGCGTGAAGGCCTGCCCTCCGGCCGCGATTGTGACGGATGCAGCCAATGGCTCACCGGTGATTTTCCCGAGTGATACCGCCTGTGAGCTCTGTGAGGAGTTTCCCTGTATTGCGGCTTGTGCGACGGAGGCACTCCTGCCGGTCGAAGATCTATTTGCGGTCCGCATGGGCGTCGCGGCGGTTTCGCACCGGGTCTGCACGGCAGGGCAAGGATGCCATGCGTGTGTATCGAAGTGTCCGACTGACGCGCTCTCGACCGATTTCGAGGCGTTTCGCCTCGTCGTATCGGCTCAGCGTTGTGTCGGTTGCGGACTCTGTGAGCAGGTCTGTAAAACGGTCAATGATCATATTGCGATCAAGGTGACCCCGGCCAGACATTGTGCGACAGGCGCGGTCGGATTGTGACGATTATGGCCGCCGAACGGTCTCGCAAGATGAGTGAACAGCGCCCTCAGCGTGCGAAAACCAAGATACTTGAGGCAAGTGATAGGGGGGACCAGTTCATGCTTGACATCCCCGCCACCTTTACCTATCATACGCCTCCTGTGTCGCAGGACTCTTGTGTTGTGTGGTCGGTGTTTGAGATCGAAACACGCAACATATTGAGGTGAGGAGAAAAAGTACGTATGACCTCGAAACAAGTCGTGCAATCAACCTCCCCCTCCTCCACGGTCGTGGCTCCCACGCAAAGCGTCGCCATAAAAGATTCCCCATCGGTTGAGCGTGCATTGAATCGAAGCAAAGTCTATTTGCTTCTGTCTTGGAGCTTGCTCTATCCCGAAGACGATGAATTCCTGGACTATTTGCAGTGCGGAGAATTCGTCGAAGACGGGCGGGCGGCACTCGAGGCGTTGCGTGTCGCGCTGGACGGGATCGGCGGAGAGCGGGCAAAGCAGAAGATCGGCCTGCTCAACAAGCAGTTCGATTTGATCGAGAAATTGGTCGCGGCTGAATGTGTCAATTGGCAGCTGAGCGATCTGCAGACGGAACATCGCCGGGTCTTCACCAACGTGATCACGTTGGATTGCCCGCCGTATGAAACGTTGTTCGGGAACGATCACGTGTTTGCGCAGTCCCATGTGATGGGGGACATTGCAGGGTTCTACAAGGCGTTCGGCGTCGAGCTCTCGAAGGACATCCATGAGCGCTTGGACCATCTGAGCGTCGAGTTCGAATTCATGCATTTCCTCACCTACAAGGAATCGTACTCGCGTTGCCACGACGGTCTGGAGAAGACTGAAATCGTCGTAGATGCGCAGAAGAAATTCGTCAAGAATCACATCGGTCGATGGGTGCCGCTGTTTTGTCGCATGCTGGCCAAGAAGGCGGACGCGGGCTTGTTCAAAATTATGGCCGATTGCATGTCTGAGTGGATGGATTTTGAGGTCGCCTTCCTCGGGGTGAATCCGCAACCCTACTCCGAGGCGGATTATCGGCCGGCTACCTTCAATGCTCCGGAAGGTCAAACCTACGAGTGTGGGGCGCAGGATCAAGGGAATGAGCTGAGCATGTTGCTGAGCGAGGTCGGGGCCCAGTCTTTCATGGACCAGAAGGACAAAGAGAAAGACGGCAAAAAAGATGAGGGTCCCGTCGGAACTGCGTAGGGGTTCACGTTTGTTGGGTGCTGTGCGTTTGGGTTTTCAGTAGGCGTTATAAGGTCTCAGTTCTTTAATCCATTAATCTTTTTAGAGGAGGGCATACGCAATGAGACTGATGCAGACACGCAACAAGCGTTTGGTGTTTGGCATTCTGCTCTCTGCCCTTATCGTCGGCGTTATGTTGACGATCGGGCAGGTGCCCCTCGCGGTCAGCCAACCGGTGACCATTCCCGCGAAGGCGATCAAGGGGCCTATCCCAATGGACGGTGCGAACCCCATTTGGGAAGGAGTGCCAGGGGTCATTATCCCGCTGAGCGGGCAGACCATCACCACGCCGATGCACCCGAATATTTCGGTGAAGTCGGTGTTCGTGAAGGCAATGACCAACGGGAAGGAGCTTGGGCTGCGCTTGGAGTGGAGCGACCAGACCAAGAATGACACGGCGATCGGACCGCAGGACTTCCGCGATCAGACCGCCATCATGTTCCCGGTGAACACCGCCGGGGCGCCGCCGTTCCAGTGTATGGGTCAGTCCGGTGGCACCGTCAATATTTGGCGGTGGAACGCGGAGTGGCAGAAGGACATCGGAAAGGACAGCGCAGGGTTGTGGGACGTGGACGACCAGTATCCTGGCATCTTCTGGGACTACTACTTCGAAGAGCCGGCCGGTGGGGTGACCTACCCGGATCGTATCGGTCGCAGCCTTGGCCCATTCAACTCCGGTATCTGGTCTGGCAACATCATGTCTGACCCGACGCTGCGGGTCAGCTCCGTCGAGGATCTGAGCGCCAATGGGTTCAGCACGTTGACCACGCAGGCCCATCAGGATGTGATCGGGAACGGCGTGTGGGAACCGTCAGGCTCCGTCAAGGGCGGTGGTTACACTGGCCCGACCTGGCGTGTGGTCATTAAGCGTTCGCTGGAGACCAGCGATGCGAACGACACCCAGTTCAAGGCGGGTATGTCTGTGCCCATCGCGTTCGCGGTGTGGGACGGCTCGAACATCGAACGGAACGGTATGAAGGCGCTCTCCACCTGGTTCACGCTGAAGTTGCCGTGATCCAAGTGGCCTGAGTGAACTCAAGCCTCTCCCGGCGTCGGGTGAGGCAGCGTTCCTAGGTCGTAACTGAAGGCCCCGAATCAGTGTCCGCAAGGGCATGTGGTTCGGGGCCTTCGTGCATTTTGAGCATGCAAGTGCATTCGCTTGTGCACAGTCGAGGAGCGGAGCTTTTGGCGGTGCGCACGGTTGCATTTGAGCGGAGACGGAGTGTATAAACCGAGGTGGGGTAATGTCATCAACACACTGATTTTTCCATCACATATAAAGATATATTTATGAAAGTGTCATTGCTGTTTCCTCCGACCTGGCACCCATCACAACCATATCTGAGTCTTCCTTCTCTCACCGGTTTTCTCGCTCAAGCAGGCGTCAAAAACGTCTCACAGCGTGACCTTGGCATTGAGCTGTTGGATAAGGTATTGACTCAGTCTTTTGCGGAAGGGATCTATCAGCAGCTTGTCGATAAACAGCAGGGTCTCGAGCGAACTCGGGCCGGTGAGACTGGGCCAGGCAGCGCCGAGCACCTCTCGCGGGTTGTTGAGTCCCTGGACCGGTTTCCCTACCTGCACGAACGCATCGAGCTGGCCAAAGAAACGTTGCGTGGGGAGGGGTTCTACGATATCGAGGCTTACCGCAACAGCCTGTTCTTGATCGATAAATGGCTCGAAGTGGTGTCGTCACTCTACTTTCCCACGCGTTTGACGGTGGTCGATAACCAATTCGGTGACTATTCGATTTATTCATCCAAGGATTTGACCAAAGTCATTCGCGATGATACGCAGAACCCCTATATTGGATTGTTTCGGGAGTTGTTCCTGCCATCTATTCTGGCGGACCGCCCTGACCTCGTCGGCGTGTCGATTACGGCCACTTCGCAGATCATCCCTGGGCTGACCTTGTGTCGTTTGCTCAAGGAGGCCGCGCCGGATGTCCATATTACGGTGGGCGGCAGCATCTTCACACGCCTGGTGGACAACTTGCGCCGATGCCAGTGGCTCTTCGACATTACGGATGATTTTGTAGTGTTCGAAGGCGAGACGGCTTTACTGGAACTCGTCAACCAAATGGAAGGGAAACGGGATTTCAGCAAGGTGCCGAATCTGATTTACCGCCAGAACGGCAAGATCACGGTCAACCAGCCCTTCTATTCTGAAAACATCAACCAGCTGACCGCGCCCAATTATGACGGGTTCCCGCTCGATCTGTACTTATCGCCGGAGCCCGTGCTACCCGTGCAATTTTCGCGTGGCTGTTACTACAAAGACTGCGCGTTCTGCGCGCTCACGCTGGATCATCAAAACTTCCGGCAGCGTGACCCCGGTAAGACGGTGGACGATTTGGAATGGCTTAAGGCACGTTATGGCGCCGAGTTCTTTTTCTTTACCGACGAATGCTTCGCGTTGTCGCCGACCAAGCGCCTCTGTCAGCAGATGATCGATCGACAATTGAACGTGAAGTGGACGTGCGAGCTGCGTTTTGAAAAGAACTTGAGCCGCGAACTCCTGACGCAAATGCGCGATGCCGGTTGTTTGAAGATCGTCTTTGGTCTGGAATCCTTCAACCAGCGGGTAATGGATTTCATGAAGAAGGGGATCAAGCAGGAGTGGGTCCGCCGAATCGCTGACGACTGTGTGGATCTCGGCATCGCCATGCACTGCTATGTGATCGTCGGGTTCCCGACCGAGAAGGAAGAGGAAGCGCTGGAGACGATGAACTTTATCGTCGAGAACAAGAAGCTGAACGAGTCCTATGGCTTTTCCTGCCAGCCCTGCTTGTTCGATTTGGAGAAAGAAGCGCCGATCATGAACGATCCGGGCAGCTATGGCATCCGGCGCATCATGCGGCCTTCGTCTGAAGACCTCAGTCTGGGGTTCTTCTACGAGGTGCAGGAAGGTATGACGCCGCCCCAGGCGGAACAGCTGTATCAGCACGTGTACGAGAAGATCAGCGAAGTCGTGTGCGAATTGCCCTTCAATTACTCGATGGCAGATGGGTTGCTGTACATTGCTCGGGAAAAATCACAAGCCGTGCGGGTGCCGCAACCTGCCGGATCGTAGCCGACGACCGGCGTTGACCGGGATTTTTCTGCAGGGCTATAATCACCTTCCCCTTCAGGGAGCATCGAATGTCCGCTGTTGCGACGACAATCGAGCGTGCCACGGGCCGGGTCGAAGACCAGGGGTTGCTGTTCGAGTACACCATCAAGATGGTGCTGCTTGTCGGCTTTCTCGAACTGGTGCTCTACCGGCTGGTGTCGCGCTTGGGCATGCATATCAGTAAGATTGCCGCTCAACATGAGTGGGTCGGGACGACATTCCGTTGGCTGTCGTCGATCGGCTTCGTCTTGCTGAACGTGGTGGCGATCTTCGTGTTTCTTGCCTTGCTGGTGCTCCTGCTCAATCGGATTAAAGCCAAGGGCCTGAGCGGCTATAATGTGGTTACTCTGCCCTGCGTCGGGCTGCTCTTGGTATTGACGGCGGCATTTCTCGTCGTCCCTCCGGGGATGTTGGGATCGATTGCCTACAACGTTGTCACCGTGATCGCCCTGACCGCACTCATGCTGGAATATTGGTCGCTGCACCGCGACCGGCTCCAACGTATTCTGGCAGTCACGTACTATTTCGGCATCTCGGGATGGCTGTATTACCAAATCGTTTCCACCGCGTACGGCTGGATGGGAGCGTTGGCGGCTCCTCCGCTCGTCTACGAAGCGAACCGGATCGGTGAGGCCTTGATGGTCATTGCCAGCATGCTGGTCTTCTGGGCTTACGGACGCGGCCTGTCGTTTCGGACCAGGAACCGCCAACAGCGCCGTCGGGCCGTCTGGTTCTGGTCCGTGGCGGGTGTGGTATTTTTCGGGCTGTTGTTCATGGATTATTTCCTCAGCATCTACAATCCCGTGCTGGCCACCTCGATGCGTAAGGCAGGCGAGGGGATCAGTTGGATTTTCCAGATGGGCATGGGCTACACATTCTATCTGCCCTTCGCGTTTTATGTGGCGGGTCTGCTGTGCTGGTCCTACACGGTCATCCGATTGGTGACGATGGGACGTGTGGCCGGATATGGTCTCGGGCTCATGTTCATCGCGGGGTATGCCTTGTTGGTATCCAGTCTGACGCTGATGGTGATATTGGGTGTCATGTTGCTCACGCTCGATCGTCCGAGGGGAGCCGTGGCCGAACAAGAGTCAGTGCCGAATGAGCCGCTGGTTGGAGCGCAAGAATCGCTCGCCGGGGGGCAGGTCTAGTAGTCTAATTTCCTAGAGGATATGGTGTTATGGACGAACAGAAACACACAGCCGGTGCAGAGCAGGGTAGTGCGGCGGTCGATCCTGGCGATCAGCCCTTGAGCCCCGACGAGGAAATTGCCGAGATTGAAAAAATGCTGGCAACCGAGCCGGATGATTTCCAGGCGCGGTGCCGGTTGGGCGAACTCTATTTCAGCAAGGGCCGATTGGATGATGCCCTGACTGAGGTCAAGAAGTCGATCGAAATGGCCGAGGGGCTCCGCACCGAAATGAACCGGTCGCTGGCCATGTATTACTCCAACCTCGGTACCATCTACGCCACCAAGGGTATGATGGAAGAGGCGGAAACCGAATTCAAACACGCGTTGGAGGTGCACGCATACGACGTGCTCGCGCTCTTCAATCTGGGGCGCGTCCAGGCGGACAAGAAGAAATTCATGGACGCCAAAGGGTATTATGAACGGTTAGTCGAGATCACGCCGGACGATCCCATCGCGTGGTACAACCTGGCCGGCGTCTACGTCGAACTCGACAACCCGCAGGTGTCCGATTACAACACGATGGATATGGCGATCCAGTGTTATCTTCGTGTCTTGGAACTGGATCCGAAACACTTGGAAGCAAGCTTCAAATTGATGGAAATTGCCCTCAACCACAAGAAGACCGATTTGGCCGTCAAGGTGATGGAAAGTGCGGTCGAGCACAGTCCGGATGAGCCGCTGGCGTATTACAATTTGATCAGCGTGTACGACAAGTGCAAGATGTTTGAACAGGCCGAACAAGCCCGTCAGCGTCTCAAAGAGCGGTTTGCCAAGAAGGCCAAAGAGGGTGCCACAACCTGAACTTGTGACCAAAGGAGACACACCATGTTTGGGAGTCTGGGTTTTACAGAATTGATCCTGATTCTGTTCATCGTGCTGATTATTTTCGGCGCGGGAAAATTGCCGCAATTAGGTGAGGGTCTCGGAAAAGCGATCAAGGGCTTCAAGAAGTCGGTGCACGAGGCGGACGCCATCGAAGCTGAGGCGCAGGCGCAGCAAGCGGCGACCCAGGCTCAGGCCATCCAAGCTCCGGCCCCGCAGATGCAGGTGCCCACGGTGGAGCAGCAACCGGCCGTCGCGGCTCCCCCGGCATCCCACGCTTAGGTGCCGCGGTCGCTTCGTAAGCCACGCACGAATGGATTGACGAGAATATGGATACTGAACTGCAGTTGGCGTCCGGGTACATCGAGACCTTCGCTGGAAACGGCAAGGCCCGCAGCACAGGCGACGGCAAGCGCGCGGTGAAAGCGGGGATCCCGCTTCCTCACCATGTGGCTCTCGACCGGGAAGAGCGGTGGCTCTATTTTGCCGAATCCGGGTCGGACCGCATTCGACGGGTCAATCTAGCGGAAGGAACGGTCCACAACTTTGCCGGCATCGGCGAGACCTGCTACAGCGGAGACGAGGGGCCATGCGGCGAGGCTGGGCTGTATCTTCCCCTTGATGTCGCGTTCGACTCCCGGAACGACTTGTATATTTGTGATTCCGGCAGCAACCGAATCCGCAAGGTCGATCACGAGACCGGAATCATCACCACCGTCGTCGGGACCGGCGAGCACGGGTTCAACGGGGATGGTTTGGCGCTCGAGGTCAATCTCACGTGGCCGGCCGCGATCGCCTTCGATGCCGAAGACGTCATGTATATTGCCGATACGCAGGCGCACCGCATTCGTCGGTTCGATTCCCGAACCGGTCGGGTGGAGACCATCGCTGGAACCTGGACGTCGGAAGATGAGGCCCGCGAGCAGCCGCTTGTGGCGCGCAATCTCGTGGTGTTGTCCGGAGATGCGATCGGCATCGACTTCAGCGACGACAACGGCTGGCTCATGCCGGTTTGTTCGGACGGACTCGACCTGTCGCTCTACCTGGACGACGGCCGGCCGGCCGTAGAGTCTCGCCTCTATGACCTGGTCGGGATTGCAGTGGACCGCGCGGGGGATGTGTATGTGGTCGACAAGGCCAGCAACCGCGTGCGGCGTATCGACCGGAATACCGGCATCATCACGACGCTGGCAGGGGTGTGTCGGTATGGGTTTGACGGCGATGGAAAGCCTGCGGCCAAGTCCATGCTGCATGCACCGGAAGCCATCGTATTCGACGACCACAATCATGCCTACGTGTCGGACACCGGAAACCATCGTGTGCGCAAGATTGAAGCCGGCACGGGGCTGATCAGCACGGTTGCAGGTAACGGTGACAGTGGTTATGAAGACAAGAACATGGGCGGCTGCGGCGCCGCTCGGTTTGTGGCCAAAGATGCTGCTGGTGCGTTGAAGCACGGTGACGGCTTGCTGGCGGTTGAGGCGGTGGTCAATTCCCCCGTCGGACTGGCGATCGACCGGCAGGGTCAGCTGTATATTTGTGAGCGAGGGGAAAACAAGATTCGTCGGGTCAAGCTGTAAG
Encoded here:
- a CDS encoding radical SAM protein, which codes for MKVSLLFPPTWHPSQPYLSLPSLTGFLAQAGVKNVSQRDLGIELLDKVLTQSFAEGIYQQLVDKQQGLERTRAGETGPGSAEHLSRVVESLDRFPYLHERIELAKETLRGEGFYDIEAYRNSLFLIDKWLEVVSSLYFPTRLTVVDNQFGDYSIYSSKDLTKVIRDDTQNPYIGLFRELFLPSILADRPDLVGVSITATSQIIPGLTLCRLLKEAAPDVHITVGGSIFTRLVDNLRRCQWLFDITDDFVVFEGETALLELVNQMEGKRDFSKVPNLIYRQNGKITVNQPFYSENINQLTAPNYDGFPLDLYLSPEPVLPVQFSRGCYYKDCAFCALTLDHQNFRQRDPGKTVDDLEWLKARYGAEFFFFTDECFALSPTKRLCQQMIDRQLNVKWTCELRFEKNLSRELLTQMRDAGCLKIVFGLESFNQRVMDFMKKGIKQEWVRRIADDCVDLGIAMHCYVIVGFPTEKEEEALETMNFIVENKKLNESYGFSCQPCLFDLEKEAPIMNDPGSYGIRRIMRPSSEDLSLGFFYEVQEGMTPPQAEQLYQHVYEKISEVVCELPFNYSMADGLLYIAREKSQAVRVPQPAGS
- a CDS encoding molecular chaperone TorD family protein produces the protein MTSKQVVQSTSPSSTVVAPTQSVAIKDSPSVERALNRSKVYLLLSWSLLYPEDDEFLDYLQCGEFVEDGRAALEALRVALDGIGGERAKQKIGLLNKQFDLIEKLVAAECVNWQLSDLQTEHRRVFTNVITLDCPPYETLFGNDHVFAQSHVMGDIAGFYKAFGVELSKDIHERLDHLSVEFEFMHFLTYKESYSRCHDGLEKTEIVVDAQKKFVKNHIGRWVPLFCRMLAKKADAGLFKIMADCMSEWMDFEVAFLGVNPQPYSEADYRPATFNAPEGQTYECGAQDQGNELSMLLSEVGAQSFMDQKDKEKDGKKDEGPVGTA
- a CDS encoding 4Fe-4S dicluster domain-containing protein: MGGDPKYGRRDFLKDSVVSVAKAAREFSIHKDAVREPVAAPPRVDWLRPPGAVAEALFLERCTSCGDCVKACPPAAIVTDAANGSPVIFPSDTACELCEEFPCIAACATEALLPVEDLFAVRMGVAAVSHRVCTAGQGCHACVSKCPTDALSTDFEAFRLVVSAQRCVGCGLCEQVCKTVNDHIAIKVTPARHCATGAVGL
- a CDS encoding tetratricopeptide repeat protein, coding for MDEQKHTAGAEQGSAAVDPGDQPLSPDEEIAEIEKMLATEPDDFQARCRLGELYFSKGRLDDALTEVKKSIEMAEGLRTEMNRSLAMYYSNLGTIYATKGMMEEAETEFKHALEVHAYDVLALFNLGRVQADKKKFMDAKGYYERLVEITPDDPIAWYNLAGVYVELDNPQVSDYNTMDMAIQCYLRVLELDPKHLEASFKLMEIALNHKKTDLAVKVMESAVEHSPDEPLAYYNLISVYDKCKMFEQAEQARQRLKERFAKKAKEGATT
- the tatA gene encoding twin-arginine translocase TatA/TatE family subunit, yielding MFGSLGFTELILILFIVLIIFGAGKLPQLGEGLGKAIKGFKKSVHEADAIEAEAQAQQAATQAQAIQAPAPQMQVPTVEQQPAVAAPPASHA